The following proteins come from a genomic window of Nycticebus coucang isolate mNycCou1 chromosome 11, mNycCou1.pri, whole genome shotgun sequence:
- the LRRN3 gene encoding leucine-rich repeat neuronal protein 3: MKDMPLRIHVLLGLTITTLVQAVDKKVDCPQLCTCEIRPWFTPRSIYMEASTVDCNDLGLLNFPTRLPADTQILLLQTNNIAKIEYSIDFPVNLTGLDLSQNNLSSVTNINVKEMPQLLSMYLEENKLTELPEKCLSELSNLQELYINHNLLSTISPGAFIGLHNLLRLHLNSNRLQMINSKWFDALPNLEILMIGENPIIKIKDMNFKPLINLRSLVIAGINLTEIPDNALVGLENLESISFYDNRLIKVPHVALQKAINLKFLDLNKNPINRIRRGDFSNMLHLKELGINNMPELVSIDSLAMDNLPDLRKIEATNNPRLSYIHPNAFFRLPRLESLMLNSNALSALYHGTIESLPNLKEISIHSNPIRCDCVIRWINMNKTNIRFMEPDSLFCMDPPEFQGQNVRQVHFRDMMEICLPLIAPESFPSNLNVEAGSYVSLHCRATAEPQPEMYWITPSGQKLLPNTLTEKFYVHSEGTLDISSITPKEGGLYTCIATNLVGADLKSVMIKVDGSFPQDNNGSLNIKIRDIQANSVLVSWKASSKILKSSVKWTAFVKSESSHVAQSARIPSDVKVYNLTHLNPSTEYKICIDIPTVYQANRKQCINVTTKGLDPDPKEHERSDTTALMTCVGGLLGVIGVVCLISCLSQEMDCDGGQSYVRNYLQKPSFAFSELYPPLINLWEAGKEKGTSLEVKTTVIGVPTNT; encoded by the coding sequence ATGAAGGACATGCCACTCCGAATTCATGTGCTACTTGGCCTCACTATCACTACACTAGTACAAGCTGTAGATAAAAAAGTGGATTGCCCACAATTATGTACATGTGAAATCAGACCCTGGTTCACACCCAGATCCATCTACATGGAAGCATCTACAGTGGATTGTAATGACTTAGGTCTTTTAAATTTTCCAACCAGATTGCCTGCTGACACACAAATTCTGCTCCTACAGACTAATAACATTGCAAAAATTGAATACTCCATAGACTTTCCAGTAAATCTTACTGGCCTGGATTTATCTCAAAACAATTTATCTTCAGTCACCAACATTAATGTAAAAGAGATGCCCCAGCTCCTTTCTATGTACCTAGAGGAAAACAAACTTACTGAGTTGCCTGAAAAATGTCTGTCTGAACTAAGCAACTTACAAGAACTCTACATTAATCACAACTTGCTTTCTACAATTTCACCTGGAGCCTTCATTGGCCTACACAATCTTCTTCGACTTCATCTCAATTCAAATAGATTGCAGATGATCAATAGTAAATGGTTTGATGCTCTTCCAAATCTAGAGATTCTGATGATTGGGGAAAATCCAATCATCAAAATCAAAGACATGAACTTTAAGCCTCTTATCAATCTTCGAAGCCTGGTTATAGCTGGTATAAACCTCACAGAAATACCAGATAATGCCTTGGTTGGACTCGAAAACTTAGAAAGTATCTCCTTTTATGATAATAGGCTTATAAAAGTGCCCCATGTTGCTCTTCAAAAAGCTATAAATCTCAAATTTTTGGATCTAAATAAAAATCCTATTAATAGGATACGAAGGGGTGACTTCAGTAATATGCTACACTTAAAAGAGTTGGGAATAAATAACATGCCTGAGCTTGTTTCCATCGACAGTCTTGCCATGGATAACTTGccagatttaagaaaaatagaagCTACTAACAATCCTAGATTATCTTACATTCACCCCAATGCATTTTTCCGACTCCCCAGGCTCGAGTCACTTATGCTGAACAGCAATGCCCTCAGTGCCCTGTACCATGGTACCATTGAGTCTCTGCCAAACCTCAAGGAAATCAGCATACACAGTAACCCCATCAGGTGTGATTGTGTCATCCGCTGGATTAATATGAACAAAACCAACATTCGATTTATGGAGCCAGATTCACTGTTTTGTATGGACCCACCTGAATTTCAAGGCCAGAATGTTCGGCAAGTACATTTCAGAGACATGATGGAAATCTGTCTCCCTCTTATAGCTCCTGAGAGTTTTCCTTCTAATTTAAATGTAGAAGCTGGGAGTTATGTTTCCTTACACTGTAGAGCTACAGCAGAACCTCAGCCTGAAATGTATTGGATAACACCTTCTGGTCAAAAACTCTTGCCTAATACTCTAACAGAAAAGTTCTATGTCCATTCTGAAGGCACGCTAGATATAAGCAGCATAACCCCAAAAGAAGGGGGTTTATACACTTGTATAGCAACTAACTTAGTAGGTGCTGACTTGAAGTCTGTTATGATCAAAGTAGATGGATCTTTTCCCCAGGATAACAATGGAtctttgaatattaaaataagaGATATTCAGGCTAACTCAGTTCTGGTGTCTTGGAAAGCGAGTTCTAAAATTCTCAAATCCAGTGTTAAGTGGACAGCATTTGTCAAGTCTGAAAGCTCTCATGTTGCCCAAAGTGCTCGAATACCATCTGATGTCAAGGTCTATAATCTTACTCATCTGAACCCATCAACAGAGTATAAAATTTGTATTGATATCCCCACCGTCTATCaggcaaacagaaaacaatgTATAAATGTCACCACAAAAGGTTTGGATCCTGATCCAAAAGAGCATGAGAggagtgacaccacagcacttatGACCTGTGTCGGGGGCCTCCTGGGGGTCATTGGTGTGGTATGTCTCATCAGCTGCCTCTCTCAAGAAATGGACTGTGATGGTGGACAGAGCTATGTGAGGAATTACTTGCAGAAACCAAGCTTTGCATTCAGTGAGCTTTATCCTCCTCTGATAAACCTCTGGGAAGCAGGCAAAGAAAAGGGTACATCATTGGAAGTGAAAACAACTGTTATAGGTGTACCAACAAATACCTAA